In uncultured Methanobacterium sp., a genomic segment contains:
- a CDS encoding alpha/beta hydrolase → MSLFVKETDPENPETIVFLHGGGMAGWIWDEQVKDFNDYHCLVLDLPEHGQSAEVKPFSIEGAAEMVIDLIRTRAHNGKAHLVGLSLGAQIIVQILATHPEVVDHALISGTLIRGIPHQDVLLKLLDYTFKVYEPVKDTDFFIKANMRTYNISKSYFCKFKEATLQIKADSLHRILQENLFFKLPTGLEKAKVPVLVMMGEKDYKVIKESALDLVKVLPNSSAYIVPKMGHVWNMESPILFNHVLRNFITEKSLPSVLETLSNGL, encoded by the coding sequence ATGAGTCTATTTGTTAAAGAAACAGACCCTGAAAACCCTGAAACCATAGTTTTCCTCCATGGTGGAGGAATGGCGGGTTGGATATGGGATGAACAGGTAAAAGACTTCAATGATTACCATTGCCTGGTTTTAGACCTCCCCGAACATGGGCAGAGTGCAGAAGTAAAGCCCTTCTCAATTGAAGGTGCTGCTGAAATGGTGATTGATCTCATCCGAACCAGGGCCCATAATGGAAAAGCCCACCTGGTGGGTTTGTCCCTGGGAGCACAGATCATCGTCCAGATACTGGCCACTCATCCGGAGGTAGTTGACCATGCCCTCATCAGCGGAACCTTGATCCGTGGCATCCCTCATCAGGATGTGCTTTTAAAACTTCTAGATTATACTTTTAAAGTTTATGAACCGGTGAAAGACACGGATTTCTTTATAAAAGCCAACATGAGGACTTATAATATTTCTAAAAGTTATTTCTGCAAGTTCAAGGAAGCCACGCTACAAATTAAGGCTGATTCATTGCATAGGATACTACAAGAGAACCTGTTCTTCAAATTACCCACTGGTCTGGAGAAAGCCAAGGTTCCGGTGCTGGTTATGATGGGAGAAAAAGATTATAAAGTCATCAAGGAATCTGCCCTGGATTTAGTTAAGGTTCTTCCCAATTCTTCTGCTTACATTGTCCCTAAAATGGGTCATGTTTGGAATATGGAATCCCCAATACTTTTTAATCATGTTTTAAGGAATTTTATCACTGAAAAA
- a CDS encoding GNAT family N-acetyltransferase: MYFQKMDKKKHDSFHVSEIIYEADAETFDFFFGNKENASQKLGKLVNMGDNNLGYQQIYVVTNEKHQIMGVMVYSAGDKKGTMQELKVLLHNFNILDSLRFLMIELVDSIFLSRLEKDDFYYAIVAVDEHFRGQGIGSFILEEGIKLAREKGCRRAVLDVDIENEGALRLYERFGFKKFKERILSLPGWKKGAFNMEYLL, encoded by the coding sequence ATGTACTTTCAAAAAATGGATAAAAAGAAGCACGACTCCTTTCACGTATCCGAAATTATTTATGAAGCTGATGCTGAAACTTTTGATTTTTTCTTTGGAAACAAAGAGAATGCCTCACAGAAATTGGGGAAACTGGTAAATATGGGGGATAACAACCTGGGATACCAGCAGATCTACGTGGTAACCAATGAAAAACACCAGATCATGGGAGTCATGGTGTATTCTGCTGGGGACAAGAAGGGAACTATGCAGGAATTAAAGGTTCTCTTACATAATTTCAACATCCTGGACTCCTTAAGATTCTTAATGATTGAGCTAGTTGACAGTATTTTCTTATCTCGTCTGGAGAAGGATGACTTTTATTATGCCATAGTGGCTGTGGATGAACACTTCCGGGGACAGGGAATAGGTTCATTTATTCTGGAAGAGGGAATAAAGCTGGCCAGGGAAAAAGGATGCAGGAGAGCAGTACTGGATGTTGATATTGAAAATGAGGGTGCTTTAAGGCTTTATGAAAGGTTTGGTTTTAAGAAATTTAAGGAAAGAATATTATCTCTCCCCGGTTGGAAAAAAGGAGCTTTTAATATGGAATATTTACTTTAA
- a CDS encoding DNA-directed DNA polymerase encodes METKRMVLLDIDYITRDDKAVVRLFGREKNDPTGNSIIVLDKGFKPYIYVMPHDLDPCREQLEELDVQNVEKVEMKDLGREKKFLKVTLKHPQDVPKLRDKIRDLSQVEDIREHDIPFYRRYLIDKGLFPMGEVEVEVETASPDMNCVSSDKGASIAELKGQIRPVNSDFPELKILSLDIEVYNPKGMPNAEDDPIIMISLSSNQGLRMVISTAESPLDFAETVEDEAAMIQKFVEIVEDENPDILIGYNSDNFDFPYIKDRAAILDVPLNLGTDGSCLKFMKRGFTNAALVKGRIHLDLYLIMRRYLQLDRYTLERVYLELFGQEKYDIPGDEIHQYWSDGGERLEKLFKYSLDDAVAVTEIAEKMIPLTLELTRIVGQPFFDVARMTTGQQVEWYLIRKANEQGEVVPNKPSASQYSNRRGKRASGGYVKDPVKGLHENIVYFDFRSLYPSIIISKNVSPDTLVDECNPEKCHISPEGGYMFLKEPPGFVPSIIGNILTERVRLKTLMKESTDNEEKKILNVQQEALKRLANSMYGVYGYSRFRWYRLECADAITAWGRDYIKKTMEKSEKFGFKPVYADTDGFYAVYEGEVSD; translated from the coding sequence ATGGAAACCAAAAGAATGGTGCTCCTGGACATTGATTACATCACCCGGGACGATAAAGCAGTGGTAAGACTCTTCGGAAGAGAAAAAAATGATCCAACTGGAAATTCCATCATAGTACTGGATAAAGGATTTAAACCCTACATATACGTGATGCCACATGACCTGGATCCCTGCCGGGAGCAACTAGAAGAACTAGACGTTCAAAATGTAGAAAAAGTTGAAATGAAAGACTTAGGACGGGAAAAAAAATTTTTAAAAGTCACACTAAAACATCCTCAGGATGTTCCTAAATTAAGAGATAAAATAAGAGATTTATCCCAGGTTGAAGACATCAGAGAGCATGATATCCCATTTTACCGCCGATATCTCATTGATAAGGGATTGTTCCCCATGGGTGAGGTGGAAGTGGAAGTTGAGACCGCATCGCCTGATATGAATTGTGTTTCCTCAGACAAAGGTGCTTCTATTGCGGAGTTAAAAGGTCAAATTCGACCAGTTAACTCTGATTTTCCAGAACTTAAAATTCTCAGCCTGGATATTGAGGTTTACAATCCCAAGGGCATGCCTAATGCAGAAGATGACCCCATCATCATGATCAGTCTCTCCAGTAACCAGGGATTGCGAATGGTAATTTCCACTGCTGAATCCCCCCTGGATTTTGCAGAAACTGTAGAAGACGAGGCAGCCATGATACAGAAATTTGTGGAAATTGTGGAAGATGAAAATCCTGATATTCTCATAGGTTACAACTCCGATAACTTTGATTTTCCCTATATCAAGGACAGGGCAGCTATCCTGGATGTTCCCCTGAACCTGGGTACCGATGGTTCCTGTCTTAAATTTATGAAAAGAGGATTTACCAACGCTGCCCTAGTAAAGGGTAGAATTCACCTGGATCTTTACCTTATCATGCGCCGTTACCTTCAACTGGATCGTTACACCCTGGAAAGAGTTTATCTGGAGTTATTCGGCCAGGAAAAATATGATATTCCCGGGGATGAAATACACCAGTACTGGAGTGATGGTGGGGAAAGGCTAGAAAAACTTTTCAAGTACTCTCTGGATGATGCGGTGGCTGTCACCGAGATTGCCGAGAAAATGATACCCTTAACTCTGGAACTCACCCGTATTGTAGGGCAACCATTTTTCGATGTGGCCAGGATGACCACCGGCCAGCAGGTGGAATGGTACCTCATACGCAAGGCCAATGAACAGGGAGAAGTAGTACCTAACAAACCCTCCGCATCACAGTACTCTAACCGACGAGGTAAAAGAGCCAGTGGAGGTTATGTGAAGGATCCGGTTAAGGGATTGCATGAGAACATCGTTTACTTCGATTTCCGTAGCCTGTACCCCAGTATCATCATCTCCAAAAACGTTTCCCCCGACACCCTGGTGGATGAATGCAACCCAGAAAAGTGCCATATCTCCCCTGAAGGAGGGTACATGTTTCTCAAGGAACCCCCAGGCTTCGTTCCATCCATAATCGGCAACATCCTAACCGAAAGGGTACGTCTTAAAACCCTGATGAAGGAATCAACAGATAATGAAGAGAAGAAGATTTTGAATGTGCAGCAGGAAGCACTGAAAAGGCTGGCCAACTCCATGTACGGAGTTTACGGTTACTCTCGTTTCAGATGGTATCGTCTGGAGTGTGCTGATGCCATCACCGCATGGGGAAGGGACTACATCAAAAAAACCATGGAAAAATCTGAAAAATTCGGTTTTAAACCGGTTTATGCTGATACTGATGGATTTTATGCAGTCTATGAAGGTGAAGTATCGGATTAG
- a CDS encoding nicotinate phosphoribosyltransferase yields the protein MFHVAGEKEIKEGKVTDVYFQRTLEILKKKGINPKVKAEFVAKSLPDQWSWAVLAGLDEVTYLLKDLPVKVRAMKEGTVFYPHQPVLEIEGYYQDFCVYETAILGLMCQATGIATKSARYKKLAGDRLVMSFGARRMHPAIAPLIERSAFVGGCDGVSVVKSGEVIGEDPLGTIPHALIICIGSTTESVQAFDEVIDPDVNRVALIDTFNDEKFECLSVAEALGDKLYAVRFDTPSSRRGDFNHILQETRWELDLRGFEHVKFFVSGGIKEKEISHLNPLVDAYGIGTSISNAPVVDFSMDIVEVDGNPLAKRGKCSGQKNVLRCPDCHEDLVLPVQKSAENCSCGGKYENLLIPLLENGNIPYDLPKPGEIRGYVLEQVKYLPDL from the coding sequence ATGTTTCATGTTGCTGGAGAAAAGGAGATTAAAGAGGGTAAAGTTACCGATGTGTACTTCCAGAGAACCCTTGAAATACTGAAAAAGAAAGGAATTAATCCTAAAGTAAAAGCAGAATTTGTGGCCAAATCCTTACCAGATCAATGGTCCTGGGCTGTACTGGCTGGTTTAGATGAAGTTACCTACCTTTTGAAAGATTTACCAGTTAAAGTACGGGCCATGAAGGAGGGAACTGTTTTTTATCCTCACCAACCTGTTCTGGAGATAGAGGGTTATTATCAGGATTTCTGTGTTTATGAAACTGCTATTCTGGGGTTAATGTGCCAGGCTACTGGTATTGCAACCAAATCAGCCCGTTACAAAAAACTGGCAGGGGACCGTTTAGTGATGAGTTTTGGTGCCAGGAGGATGCACCCGGCAATAGCCCCCCTGATCGAAAGAAGTGCATTTGTTGGGGGATGTGATGGTGTTTCTGTTGTAAAAAGTGGAGAGGTTATTGGGGAAGACCCCCTGGGAACCATTCCCCATGCTCTGATAATCTGCATTGGTTCTACCACCGAATCAGTCCAGGCCTTTGATGAAGTTATTGACCCTGATGTTAATCGAGTGGCACTTATTGACACCTTTAACGATGAAAAATTTGAATGTCTAAGTGTAGCGGAAGCCCTGGGAGATAAATTATACGCAGTGCGCTTTGACACACCATCCTCGAGACGTGGTGATTTCAATCATATTCTCCAGGAAACACGATGGGAACTTGATTTAAGAGGATTTGAGCACGTTAAATTCTTTGTAAGTGGAGGTATTAAAGAAAAAGAAATATCCCACCTGAACCCATTGGTGGATGCTTATGGTATTGGAACTTCAATCAGTAACGCTCCAGTGGTGGATTTTTCCATGGACATAGTTGAAGTGGATGGAAATCCACTGGCTAAAAGGGGAAAATGTTCCGGGCAAAAAAATGTGTTAAGATGTCCTGATTGCCATGAAGATCTGGTTCTACCCGTTCAAAAGTCAGCTGAAAACTGTTCCTGCGGTGGAAAATATGAAAATCTACTCATTCCCCTGTTGGAAAATGGTAATATTCCTTACGACCTTCCAAAACCTGGCGAAATTAGAGGATACGTGTTAGAACAGGTTAAATATCTTCCTGATTTATAA
- a CDS encoding cysteine hydrolase family protein, with protein MKRALLVIDVQNEYFSGNLSVTYPPESLENILNVMDAAKSSDVPIILIQHTALQKNAATFIKGTDGWEIVPEVLTRKHDYLVEKNLPGSFTGTDLESWLLENDIDTVTISGYMTQMCCDTTARQAFHRGFKVEFLSDATGTLNVSNYAGSVTAQELHSAVLVTQAMRFSDVLSTADWILRVEK; from the coding sequence ATGAAAAGAGCTCTACTGGTAATAGATGTGCAGAATGAATATTTTTCAGGAAATTTATCGGTTACTTATCCTCCGGAGAGTCTGGAGAACATTTTAAATGTCATGGACGCAGCAAAGTCCAGTGATGTTCCCATCATCCTCATTCAACACACAGCCTTGCAAAAAAACGCGGCAACATTTATTAAAGGAACTGATGGTTGGGAAATTGTACCAGAAGTTTTAACCAGAAAACATGATTATCTGGTGGAGAAAAACCTCCCAGGAAGCTTCACTGGCACGGATCTGGAAAGCTGGCTACTGGAAAATGACATTGACACCGTGACTATTTCCGGTTATATGACCCAGATGTGCTGTGACACCACTGCCCGGCAGGCCTTTCACCGGGGTTTTAAGGTGGAGTTTCTGTCTGATGCTACAGGCACCCTCAATGTCTCCAACTACGCGGGAAGTGTCACTGCCCAAGAATTACACAGCGCAGTTCTGGTTACCCAGGCAATGCGATTCAGTGATGTACTAAGCACTGCTGATTGGATTCTAAGAGTAGAAAAATAG
- a CDS encoding prenyltransferase/squalene oxidase repeat-containing protein has translation MNSSAYKLKVDSIPVLISCGNPAIEYFTRKDILNEKLGPINELWKIPSVLRILKKQEENGSWKYPGKIRADIRSRENYDQLETYRILGELVEKYGLNKNHHQIQKVSEYFFSCQTPEGDFRGIYGNQYAPTYSSAIMELLIKAGYGNDERIKKGFQWFLSMRQDDGGWIIPFRTSGMNLKEALLSDEPNLPDRSRPFSHLVTGMVLRAFAAHPEYRKSAEAKKAADLLTSRLFLADKYPDRKDRRYWERVSYPFWFTDIISALDSLSFLGFERDNHQIQEGLLFLIKQQTKDGLFDLKIVRGSDKDLKYWICLAICRLFKKYGLLTEK, from the coding sequence ATGAATTCAAGTGCATATAAATTGAAAGTAGACTCTATTCCAGTTCTAATTTCCTGCGGTAATCCTGCGATTGAGTATTTTACGCGTAAGGATATTTTAAATGAAAAACTGGGACCAATTAATGAGTTATGGAAAATTCCCAGTGTTTTAAGGATTCTGAAAAAACAGGAAGAAAACGGTTCATGGAAATATCCGGGTAAAATCAGGGCAGATATACGTTCCAGGGAAAATTATGACCAGTTGGAGACTTACCGAATTTTAGGGGAACTGGTTGAGAAATATGGACTTAACAAAAACCATCATCAAATACAAAAAGTATCAGAATACTTTTTCAGTTGCCAAACTCCAGAAGGAGATTTTAGAGGGATTTACGGTAACCAGTATGCCCCTACCTATTCTTCAGCCATTATGGAATTATTAATAAAAGCAGGTTATGGGAATGATGAACGGATTAAAAAGGGTTTTCAATGGTTTTTATCTATGCGACAGGACGATGGAGGTTGGATCATTCCCTTCCGAACTTCAGGTATGAATTTGAAAGAAGCATTACTATCCGATGAACCGAACTTACCGGATCGATCCAGACCATTTTCCCATCTAGTAACAGGTATGGTTCTTCGGGCTTTTGCAGCACATCCTGAATATCGTAAATCAGCAGAAGCAAAAAAAGCAGCAGATTTACTGACCAGCAGGCTGTTCCTGGCAGATAAATATCCTGATCGGAAGGATAGGCGATATTGGGAACGGGTTTCCTACCCTTTCTGGTTCACTGATATTATCAGTGCCCTGGATTCCTTATCATTTCTTGGATTTGAAAGAGATAATCATCAGATTCAAGAGGGATTACTCTTTCTTATTAAACAACAAACTAAAGACGGGCTTTTTGACTTGAAAATTGTTAGAGGAAGTGATAAGGACCTTAAATATTGGATTTGCCTTGCTATTTGCCGACTGTTTAAGAAATATGGTTTATTAACTGAAAAATAG
- a CDS encoding isochorismatase family cysteine hydrolase codes for MKDKKALLIVDMLNDFVGEGAPLEVPSTRNIIPHLKEEIKEARKEGLPIIYICDTHEEHDREFVKMNWPVHAIKGTTGSEVIEDLEQKDEDIFIEKTTYSAFYNTDLDKILKELEINILRITGTVTHICILFTAAEGGIRGYDVEVPSNCVAGLDENDEKYAFRLMRNEFGVKLL; via the coding sequence ATGAAGGATAAAAAGGCGCTCTTAATAGTTGACATGCTTAATGACTTTGTAGGCGAAGGTGCACCCCTGGAAGTTCCATCAACCCGGAACATAATCCCACATCTTAAAGAAGAAATCAAAGAAGCCAGAAAAGAAGGATTGCCCATTATCTATATTTGCGATACTCACGAAGAGCATGATAGGGAATTTGTGAAGATGAACTGGCCAGTTCACGCTATAAAGGGAACCACTGGATCAGAAGTGATTGAAGATTTAGAGCAAAAAGATGAGGATATTTTTATAGAAAAAACCACCTATTCTGCATTCTACAATACTGACCTTGATAAAATCTTGAAAGAACTGGAAATAAACATATTGAGGATTACAGGCACAGTTACTCATATCTGTATACTCTTTACAGCTGCAGAGGGAGGTATAAGGGGTTATGATGTGGAAGTACCCTCAAATTGTGTGGCTGGACTGGATGAAAATGATGAAAAATACGCTTTCAGACTTATGCGCAACGAATTTGGAGTAAAACTTCTCTAA
- a CDS encoding epoxyqueuosine reductase: MDHLKIKVIARDLGADLCGIASVDRFQGTPSGFNPADIYSKCKSVIVFAKRVPAGPLYAESCIPYTHVNDIITDEVDSLGIKLCLILEDLGITAVPIPSDDPSEYWEAENQYARGILSMRHAGYLAGLGVMGKNTLLVNEKYGNMIQIGAVLVDIKLDSDPLATYTVCRPKCNLCIDKCPQKALNGETVNQKNCRKLSIVVNERGYVLKECYQCRRICPSALGLRDK; encoded by the coding sequence ATGGACCACTTAAAAATTAAAGTTATAGCCAGGGATCTTGGTGCAGACCTTTGTGGGATTGCCAGTGTGGACAGATTTCAAGGCACACCATCTGGATTCAATCCTGCTGATATTTATTCTAAATGTAAATCCGTGATAGTTTTTGCCAAAAGAGTTCCTGCCGGGCCTTTATACGCTGAAAGTTGCATTCCCTACACTCATGTAAATGATATTATCACTGACGAAGTTGATAGTTTAGGAATTAAGTTGTGCCTTATTTTAGAAGATTTAGGGATAACAGCTGTCCCCATACCCTCTGATGACCCTTCCGAATATTGGGAAGCTGAAAATCAGTACGCGAGGGGAATTCTTTCAATGAGACATGCGGGTTATCTGGCAGGATTGGGTGTTATGGGAAAGAACACACTACTGGTAAATGAAAAATACGGCAACATGATCCAGATTGGGGCTGTTCTGGTTGATATAAAGCTTGATAGTGATCCATTGGCTACATATACTGTTTGCAGACCAAAATGCAATCTCTGTATAGATAAATGCCCTCAAAAAGCGTTGAATGGTGAAACAGTTAATCAAAAAAATTGCAGAAAATTATCCATCGTTGTCAATGAACGGGGCTATGTTTTAAAGGAGTGCTACCAATGCAGGCGTATTTGTCCCAGTGCTTTGGGATTACGTGACAAATAA
- a CDS encoding GNAT family N-acetyltransferase, translating into MENIIFIETDARDLDLIQPLWKKLNHHHRQQKSDFQEHYENFTFSERSKTLLKKSLGGEMHIGMLKDKESEIMLAYCITTISEDREGEIDSIYVLEKYRGRGFGDMLIKRSLEWMDEIGVKKKTVKVSAGNQKSVSFYERYGFRPRSLMLEQVN; encoded by the coding sequence ATGGAAAATATAATATTCATTGAAACAGATGCTCGTGATCTGGATTTAATCCAGCCTCTGTGGAAGAAACTTAACCATCATCATCGTCAGCAAAAATCCGATTTTCAGGAACACTATGAAAATTTCACATTTTCCGAACGTTCAAAAACTCTTTTAAAGAAATCTTTAGGTGGTGAAATGCATATTGGCATGTTGAAAGATAAAGAATCTGAAATTATGCTGGCTTACTGCATCACCACCATCTCCGAAGATAGGGAAGGGGAAATTGATTCAATCTACGTTCTAGAAAAATACCGTGGACGTGGTTTTGGTGATATGTTGATTAAACGCTCACTGGAATGGATGGATGAAATAGGTGTGAAGAAAAAGACAGTAAAGGTGTCTGCGGGTAACCAGAAATCAGTGTCATTTTATGAGCGTTATGGATTCCGTCCTAGATCTTTAATGCTCGAACAAGTGAATTAA
- a CDS encoding class I SAM-dependent methyltransferase, whose translation MEEKSRDQLLREKFNQGASSYDRQRKHVIPCLEDLYMITSDLATVDNSQPAILDLGAGTGLLTSYLHERYPQGHFTLLDLSEEMLEVARARMNSDPLKNDSVNNESNFSYIVGNYLEHDFEGIFDIVVSSLSIHHLEHHDKKFLYQKIYQHLNSGGVFINADQVLGPHPANEEEYQRNWMEKIDVGSLSESEKKIILDRMELDNPASLQDNLNWLEKIGFKDVDVYYKYYNFVVLYGKK comes from the coding sequence TTGGAAGAAAAAAGTCGTGACCAGTTACTAAGGGAAAAATTCAATCAGGGTGCTTCTTCTTACGACCGACAGAGGAAGCATGTGATTCCATGTCTGGAAGATCTTTACATGATAACCTCTGATCTGGCTACAGTTGATAATTCCCAGCCTGCAATACTGGATTTGGGCGCTGGAACCGGACTTCTTACCAGTTACCTCCATGAACGCTACCCACAGGGTCATTTCACTCTTCTGGACCTATCCGAAGAAATGCTGGAAGTGGCCCGAGCCAGGATGAACAGTGACCCCCTGAAAAACGATTCTGTAAACAATGAGTCAAATTTCAGTTACATTGTTGGAAATTATTTAGAACATGATTTTGAAGGAATATTTGACATTGTGGTTTCATCCCTATCAATACATCACCTTGAACATCACGATAAGAAGTTTCTGTACCAGAAAATCTATCAGCATCTCAACTCAGGAGGGGTTTTCATCAATGCAGACCAGGTTTTAGGACCACACCCTGCTAATGAAGAGGAATATCAAAGAAACTGGATGGAAAAGATAGATGTTGGTTCTCTTTCTGAGTCTGAAAAAAAGATAATACTTGACCGTATGGAACTAGATAATCCTGCCAGTCTCCAGGATAACCTAAATTGGCTGGAAAAAATTGGGTTTAAGGATGTGGATGTTTATTACAAGTATTACAACTTCGTAGTGCTCTATGGTAAAAAATAA
- a CDS encoding 4Fe-4S double cluster binding domain-containing protein has product MVSENKLDKKIRELALREGADFYGVADLASANDFIQDQGGNEVASYPRAISLGIRIMDSIVDQLPHRHEKAVAVNYRHHGYNIINQRLDLLASRLSSQIQGEGFRALPIPASERYDDERICAVLSHKLAAHLAGHGWIGKSCLLITPKAGPRVRWITILTDAPLKVTGSMMNEHCGDCTECVDICPVSAFTGTPFLVEDPREVRYDARKCEKYLEDGEEWSVCGLCIYVCPHGRNKDKR; this is encoded by the coding sequence ATGGTGAGTGAAAACAAACTGGATAAAAAGATCAGAGAGTTAGCACTGAGGGAAGGAGCTGATTTTTACGGAGTGGCGGATCTTGCATCTGCAAATGATTTCATTCAAGATCAGGGCGGGAATGAGGTTGCATCCTATCCCCGGGCAATTTCACTGGGGATCAGGATCATGGATAGTATTGTGGATCAACTTCCCCACCGCCATGAAAAAGCAGTAGCAGTTAATTATCGCCACCACGGTTACAATATAATTAACCAGCGGTTAGATCTTTTAGCATCCCGTTTAAGCAGCCAGATCCAGGGGGAAGGTTTCCGTGCCTTACCCATTCCTGCATCGGAGCGTTACGATGATGAACGGATCTGTGCCGTGTTATCCCATAAACTGGCAGCGCATCTGGCTGGGCATGGCTGGATTGGGAAAAGTTGCCTTCTCATCACCCCTAAAGCAGGGCCAAGGGTACGTTGGATAACCATACTCACCGATGCACCATTGAAAGTCACTGGAAGCATGATGAATGAACACTGCGGAGATTGCACTGAATGTGTGGATATCTGCCCGGTTTCTGCATTCACCGGGACTCCCTTCCTCGTGGAGGATCCTAGAGAAGTGCGTTACGATGCCAGAAAATGTGAAAAATATCTGGAAGATGGTGAAGAGTGGTCAGTGTGTGGATTGTGTATTTATGTTTGTCCCCATGGACGAAACAAGGATAAAAGGTAG
- a CDS encoding nitroreductase family protein: MDVFKAIDDRRSIRNYKSKEIEDGKLEKILESARIAPSASNRQEWKFLVVKNQDTRDKLVEAAHGQKFVGQAPVTIVACSTESERVMPCGQYAYTVDLSIAVSFMILEATELGLGTCWLGAYDEEKVKEILGIPDEIRVPAMFTLGYSDENPPSRPRKDLNDIICYEKYE; encoded by the coding sequence ATGGATGTTTTTAAAGCAATTGATGATAGAAGAAGCATTAGAAATTATAAAAGTAAGGAAATCGAGGATGGAAAACTCGAAAAAATATTAGAATCAGCCAGGATAGCACCGTCTGCTTCAAATCGCCAGGAATGGAAATTTCTGGTGGTAAAAAATCAAGACACCCGTGATAAACTTGTTGAAGCTGCCCATGGTCAGAAATTCGTGGGGCAGGCACCAGTTACCATTGTGGCCTGTTCAACAGAATCTGAGAGGGTTATGCCCTGTGGTCAGTATGCTTACACAGTTGATCTGTCAATTGCAGTATCTTTCATGATACTGGAAGCCACTGAACTTGGTCTTGGAACATGCTGGCTGGGTGCCTATGATGAAGAAAAAGTTAAAGAAATTCTGGGTATTCCTGATGAAATCAGAGTTCCTGCAATGTTTACATTGGGGTATTCAGATGAAAATCCTCCATCAAGGCCTAGAAAGGATTTAAATGACATAATCTGTTATGAGAAGTATGAATAG
- a CDS encoding helix-turn-helix domain-containing protein — protein sequence MPQNGKNHEYICSVETAINEIGGKWKSLVLCSLKDGKLRFGEINNKLPDISQRMLTKTLRELEKDKIINRKVYPEVPPKVEYSLTTKGESVLPILDSLCEWGKKYGEDKVYLEE from the coding sequence ATGCCCCAGAATGGAAAAAACCATGAATATATATGTTCAGTAGAAACCGCCATTAATGAAATAGGTGGAAAATGGAAATCATTAGTATTATGCTCCTTAAAAGACGGTAAATTAAGATTTGGTGAAATAAACAATAAGTTACCCGATATAAGCCAGCGAATGTTAACCAAAACATTACGAGAATTGGAAAAAGACAAGATAATCAACAGAAAAGTATATCCCGAAGTACCACCCAAGGTGGAATACTCATTAACCACCAAAGGAGAGTCAGTTCTACCAATCCTGGACTCTTTATGTGAATGGGGTAAAAAATATGGTGAAGACAAAGTTTACTTGGAAGAATGA